The uncultured Sphaerochaeta sp. genome includes the window TAATCGGTGTAAATGATCTCCATATTGCAGGCCATGCAAGGAGGGAGCCAAGGATTAATTCTGGTTACCAATAATACCAGAGAATTCAAACGGGTTGAGGGCTTACGGGTCATCGACTGGACGATTTGATGAGTATAGGCCGTCAATATAAGCAGTAGTATTACAACCTCAGGGTATAGGGTTGTTGTGCAAGGTTATTCTGGTATTTTCTAATGAGTTCATTATCACCATACCATCGCCTGAGAACATTAAGCTATCTCTATACAAGTAGTATAATCAATTCCTGATGAAGTCCTTGCAGAGTATTGTGAGGTTTTTGTTGGGTATTCAGAATCTTGATTGGAACGCTCAGTTGTTACTAGTCAATTGAGTTATTGATCAATGAATGGACAGATATCATTCTTGATACTCTGCATTTCCCAGACAGCAATATCGACAACGAAGTCATATCTGCTAAACAGCGTTGTATGTCCGTTCTGACTTAATTGGGTAAAAATCGGAAAACTTATTGCGTATTTATACCGTTGACATAATCCACGATTTTTCCTATGTTGGCTAAAGCAGTACGAAAGCGGGGGGACTCTTCGGAGTTGAGAAGGTAGAACCTGACCCTTGGAACCTGGCAGTTAACACTGGCGTAGGGAAGCTGATAGATCCACTCAGGACAATCATCTCCCTACAGGGAGATTTTTTTATTTATAAGTGATGCGGGGGGACTCTTCGGAGTTGAGAAGGTAGAACCTGACCCTTGGAACCTGGCAGTTAACACTGGCGTAGGGAAGCAGATGGATCCACTCAGGACAGTCATCTCCCTACGGGGAGATTTTTTTATATACAAGCGATGCGGGGGGACTCTTCGGAGTTGAGAAGGCAAAACCTGACCCTTGGAACCTGGCAGTTAACACTGGCGTAGGGAAGCAATACATCAATCTGAATCATTGATAGTACTTGTCTTTTCCAGCAAGTGATATATATGAGGAGGATTTGAGATGAAACATGTATTGACCATCGCGGGCTCGGATTGCAGCGGCGGTGCTGGCATCCAAGCAGACCTGAAGACATTTGCAGCTCATGGTGTATACGGTATGAGCGTCATTGTCTCGGTTGTTGCTGAGAACACTCAACGGGTGATAGGAGCACAAAACGTTTCTTCAACATTGATAGCTGGGCAGCTACAGGCAGTTTTTGAGGACATCCGTGTAGATGCAGTGAAAATAGGAATGCTTCCATCCCAGTTGGTCATGAAAACAGTCGCCAAGGAACTGAAGGAGCGGAAACCCAGACACATCGTTCTGGATCCTGTAATGATAGCAAAAAATGGATTTCCCCTCATGGATTCCAGATTGGCACTGACCTTGGCTGATTTGATCTTGCCGTATGCGAATGTGGTAACCCCCAACATTCCCGAAGCAGAAGTCCTTGCCGATATGTGTATTAATTCAACTGAAGACATGCAAGAAGCAGCAATTAAGATACATAGGTTTGGTCCATCCTATGTGCTGATCAAAGGTGGTCACCGCTGTGATGATGCAGCTGATCTGCTGTATGACGGAAATAGGATGTTGTGGTTCAGTGCAAAACGAATAGATACCAAGAATACACATGGAACAGGGTGTACTTTTTCATCGGCAATTGCCGCGAACCTTGCATTGGGGGAACCTATCGAAAAAGCGGTGGAAGGAGCAAAAGCATATGTGACCATGGCCATTGAGCACGCGCTGTCTTTAGGGAAAGGGTGCGGTCCCACACATCATTTTTACGATCTCTACAAGAATGGATTATCCCGATAAGGAGGGGCAAGATCATGGATACGAAACAGATGTACTCAAATAGTACAGAGATACTGCTGGCAATACGTGAGAGGAAGCCAATCATTCATCAGATTACCAATTACGTCACGGTACAGGATTGTGCCAACGTTGTCCTCGCCTTGGGAGGTTCTCCCATTATGGCGGATGCTGAACAGGAGCTGGAAGATATTGTTTGCTTGAGCAATGCTTTGGTCATAAATATCGGGACCCTCAATGCTCGAAC containing:
- the thiD gene encoding bifunctional hydroxymethylpyrimidine kinase/phosphomethylpyrimidine kinase; the encoded protein is MKHVLTIAGSDCSGGAGIQADLKTFAAHGVYGMSVIVSVVAENTQRVIGAQNVSSTLIAGQLQAVFEDIRVDAVKIGMLPSQLVMKTVAKELKERKPRHIVLDPVMIAKNGFPLMDSRLALTLADLILPYANVVTPNIPEAEVLADMCINSTEDMQEAAIKIHRFGPSYVLIKGGHRCDDAADLLYDGNRMLWFSAKRIDTKNTHGTGCTFSSAIAANLALGEPIEKAVEGAKAYVTMAIEHALSLGKGCGPTHHFYDLYKNGLSR